In Dromiciops gliroides isolate mDroGli1 chromosome 4, mDroGli1.pri, whole genome shotgun sequence, one DNA window encodes the following:
- the CASQ1 gene encoding calsequestrin-1, translating to MGIVPCLWLPLLVLLLGAPMPGAQGEEGLDFPEYDGVDRVVNVNAKNYKNVLKKYEVLALLYHEPPEDDKASQRQFEMEELILELAAQVLEDKGVGFGLVDSEKDAAVAKKLGLTEEDSIYVFKGDEVIEYDGELSADTLVEFLLDVLEDPVELIEGERELQAFENLEDEIKLIGYFKNEDSEHYKAYEDAAEEFHPYIPFFATFDSKVAKKLTLKLNEIDFYEAFMDEPVTIPDKPNSEEEIVSFVEEHRRSTLRKLKPESMYETWEDDLDGIHIVAFAEEADPDGYEFLETLKAVAQDNTENPDLSIIWIDPDDFPLLVPYWEKTFDIDLSAPQIGVVNVTDADSIWMEMDNEEDLPSADELEDWLEDVLEGEINTEDDDDDDDDDDDDDDDD from the exons ATGGGGATTGTACCATGTCTTTGGTTGCCCCTGCTGGTGCTGCTGTTGGGGGCACCTATGCCAGGGGCACAAGGTGAGGAGGGACTGGACTTTCCCGAGTATGATGGTGTGGATCGAGTGGTCAACGTCAATGCCAAGAACTACAAGAATGTGCTCAAAAAGTATGAGGTGCTTGCCCTACTCTACCACGAGCCCCCTGAAGACGACAAGGCTTCCCAGAGACAATTTGAGATGGAGGAGCTAATCCTAGAG TTAGCCGCCCAAGTCCTGGAAGATAAGGGAGTTGGCTTCGGGCTCGTGGACTCAGAGAAAGATGCTGCTGTGGCCAAGAAACTGg GCCTGACCGAGGAGGACAGTATATACGTGTTCAAGGGGGACGAGGTCATCGAATACGATGGCGAATTATCTGCAGACACCCTGGTGGAGTTTCTGCTTGAT GTCCTGGAGGACCCTGTGGAGCTAATCGAGGGTGAGCGGGAGCTGCAGGCATTTGAGAACTTAGAGGACGAGATCAAACTTATCGGCTACTTCAAGAATGAGGACTCAGAAC ATTACAAGGCTTATGAGGATGCAGCTGAGGAGTTTCATCCCTACATACCCTTCTTTGCCACCTTTGACAGCAAG GTGGCTAAGAAGCTGACCCTGAAGCTGAATGAGATCGATTTCTATGAGGCCTTCATGGATGAGCCAGTGACCATCCCAGACAAGCCCAACAGTGAGGAGGAGATTGTCAGCTTTGTGGAGGAGCACAGGAG GTCAACCCTGAGGAAGCTGAAACCTGAAAGTATGTATGAGACTTGG GAAGATGACCTGGATGGCATCCATATAGTGGCCTTTGCAGAAGAGGCTGACCCTG ATGGCTATGAGTTCTTAGAGACCCTCAAAGCTGTGGCCCAGGACAACACAGAAAACCCTGATCTCAGCATCATCTGGATCGACCCTGATGACTTCCCCTTG CTTGTCCCATACTGGGAGAAGACATTTGACATCGACCTGTCAGCTCCACAGATAGGAGTTGTCAACGTGACAGAC GCTGACAGCATTTGGATGGAGATGGATAACGAGGAGGACCTGCCCTCAGCCGATGAGTTGGAGGACTGGCTGGAAGATGTGTTGGAGGGTGAGATCAACACtgaagatgatgatgacgacgatgacgaTGACGacgatgacgacgatgatgactAG